TGGTTGATGACGCCGTTGTTGTGGTGAGCCCCGCCCGAGTCGTTGGGGCCGTGGTAGAGCCGGGAGTAGTGGTCGGCGTCGCAACCGGTCTGGGGGTTGCAGAACTGCGAAGGGTTCTCCATCGAGCGCACCGCCGTCCGGGGAGGATCGAAATCGAAGGCCAAGTCCTCGCCCAGGAAGTAGTCCGCCAGGAGGCGTCCATTCCCCGGCCGCTGCTGGAAGAACTCGACCGAGGTGCCCATGATGTCGGAGAAGGCCTCGTTGAGGGCGGCTGTCTCTCCCACGTAAATGGCGGCCCAGGTGTACTGCGTGACGCCGTGGGTCATCTCGTGGGCCACCACGTCCAGGGCTCCCGAGAAAACCCCGTACGTCCCGTTTCCGTCTCCGTAGAACATGCTGTTGGTGAAGGGGTCCCAGAAGGAGTTGGCGAAGTCGGAGGCCGGGGAGAGCAGGTGGGTGATGCTGCGCATGGGGAGGTCCTGTCCGTCGATACCCCGCCGGCCGTGGCGCTTGAAGTAGTAGTCGTACGTCCAGCCCGCATAGGTGTGGGCATCCACCACGCCCCCGTCCGTCCACGTATTGTTCGTGCTGGTGGCAACGAAGGCGGGATCGATGACGGCCGTGGTGAGGAACAGATCGGCGGCGAGAAAGTTGAACTTCAGATCGTAGGTCGTCAAGGCCGGTGGGCGCAGCTGGTCGACGGCCCGGAAGGAGCCGCCCACCGCGTCCGCCGAGACCTTCTTCTTGTCGCCCCACACTCCCGTGCCCAAGCCCACCGCGGAAACGGTGGGCAGGTCGTCGTAGCGCCAGGCCACCTGCCCGGTATGGGCGTCGACAAAATAGCGATCGAGGTGGTGGTCGAACCGCACCCACAGCGTCCAGGCGAGGGCGGTGTGGCTGATGAGGGGGAGGAGCACCAGTTCGGGTTCGCCCACGGCCCGCGCGCCCTGTCCCCGATCGACCTCCGCCACGCGCACCGCCTGGTTCGGGGTGACCGCGGGCACGGTATCCACGGCGATCCCTTCCTGCAGGCGGCCGAAGACGGAGAGGGTTTCCCCTTGTTCGTCCACCTGCCGGACGAGCTGGGCGCCGAAGACGCGCACCCCCCCGATGCGCTGTTCGTACCGCCGGTGTTGCCGATTCGGAAAATCCGCGTCCGGCTGGACCGAGGCCAGGCGGAGGGCATCCTGTGCCTGGAGAGCGTCGATCCGGGCGCCCCAGATCCGCGCCTCGGGTCCGGTAACTGCGGCCACCCGCGATTCGTGGTGAAGGAGATCGTCGGGGGCGCTGGTGCCGCCCGCGAGGGACAAAATGAAGAGAAGGGGGGCGAAACGCAAAGACATGATGGCCTCCGGCCCGCCGGCCGCGATCCCGCCCGGACTATAGGGGTCGCCACCCAAGGGGTCAAGCACGCCGCGCGAGGTCCTCGCGGCGGGAGCCTCGGTGGGACGCCCCTGGCCCCCGACAGCCGCCGGCGCCAGTTGGGGCCGAAGCCCGGCTCTCGCGGGGAAGCGCCTCAAGATGTGGAACAACAACCCGACGCCGCGATCAAAGGAATGATCTTCCGGCCCGCGCTCGCGTTCAGGAAATGCTGCTCCTTGCTCGGCGGCAAACCCGCCGCTATACTCTCTGCATCAAGACCGATGTCCCCGCGTTGTCGAGGTTGGTAGGGCGCGCGCGAACGCTGCCTTTCAAAGGAGCGAGGCGCACGGGGTTCTTTGGCCCTGGCCTTCCTTCCCGCGCCGCGGGAGACCCGGACTAGAGGATGAGCGGCGGCCCTTGCGGTGGGCGAGCCTCACCGGCGCCCGCTCCGAAGTTCGGATAGGGAGGCCCGGGAGAGCGCTCGCCACGCAGGCGGGCGCAGACGTCCGGAGAGCGGGAGACAAGAGACCATGCGGTTCCTCCGCTACATAGCCAGGCACCTGAGGCACAGCTGGATTCGCACTGGAAGCACGGTGCTGGCGATGTCGGTGTGCATCTTTCTCTTTTGCACCCTCGAGACGCTGGTCGCCGCCATCAGTTGGAACCTAAAGAGCGCAAGCGCCTCCCGGCTGATCAGCCGGCATTCGGTGGGCCTTACCTTCAACCTCCCGCGCGCCTACAAGAGCCGGATCTCTGGTGTTCCCGGGGTGAAGGGCGTGGCTGGCTACAATTGGTTCGGCGGGTTCTTAGGCACGCCGCCTGACCCCAAGAAGTTCTTCCCCAACTTCGCGATCGAGGGGGAGGACTTCCTGGCCATGGACCCCGAGTACATCCTCACCCCCGAGGAGAAGCAGGCCTTCTTGAGCGATCGCCGGGGCTGCATCGTCGGGCCCGACACGGCCGAGAAGTTCGGCTGGAAGGTAGGGGACGTGATCCAGCTGACGAGCGTGATTCCCCCCTACCAGGTGGGCAAGCCGTTCGAGTTCGTGATCCGGGCGATCTTTCGCGTCGACAACGCCCGGTATCCGGGCACGAATGCGGGCGTGATGTTCTTTAACTACGAGTACCTCGACGAGGCAACCCGGGGCAAGGCCGGGATCAGCATGTACAAAATCCTCATCGAGACACCCGAGAAGGCGGGGGCCGTCTCCAAAGCGATCGATAGCCTGTTCGAGAACGCAGATCCTCCAACCCGCACCGAGACCGAGGCCGCCTTTCGCGCGGGGTTCATCGCGATGGCCGGCAACCTGGCCTTGCTCCTCCGGGCCATCGGCCTGGCGGTGAGCTTCACGATCCTGCTCGTGACCGCCAATACCATGAGCATGGCCGTGCGGGACCGCCGGACGGAGATCGCGGTTCTCAAGACCCTCGGGTTTCCGAGTCGGCTCGTGATGGGGCTCATCATGATAGAGGCCCTTTTGCTGGCCACCCTGGGCGGAGGCCTCGGCCTTTTGCTGAGCCGGCTCGCCATCCACGCGCTGCCCAAGCTCCCGTTCGTGGGTGACGCGGTGGCGGGGTTCCCGAACCTTGGGTTGTCCCCGACCGTGGGTGGCCTCGGGATCGGCATCGCCCTCCTTCTCGGGCTCCTGGCCGGCCTCGTGCCCGCGGTGGGCGCCTATCGCTCACGGATCGCCGATTCATTGAAGGGGATCTAGCGTGGCTCTCCCCGTTTCTTACAACGTCAGGAACCTGCGCGTGCGGTGGCGTACGAATCTGCTCGCCATCGCAGGGATCGCCCTGGTGGTGGCGGTGTTTGTCGTACTGCACGCGGTTTCGGCGGGGTTCCGGCTCGCCTTGAGGGCCACGGGGCGCTCCGACAATGCCATCGTGGTGCAGAAGGGAGCGACATCCGAGCTCACGTCGGGCTTCACCAGGGAGGATGCGGAGCGGATCCTGGTGGACAGCCGAGTGGCCCGCGGGAGCGATGGCGTGCCTCTGGCTTCTCCCGAGATCGTGGTGATCGCGAACCTCGCGCGGGTGGCCGATGGGAGCCTGACCAACGTCCTCTTCCGGGGGGTCACGACGCGCGCTTTCGACGTTCGGGGGGGAATCCGACTGACCTCGGGAAGGAAGTTCAAGCCCGGGCTCTACGAGCTCGTGGCCGGGGACAAGGCCCAGGCCCGCTACGGGCTGGGCCAGGGGAGCACGGTCAAGATCCAGAGGCACGATTGGACGGTGGTGGGCGTCTTCGCCTCCGAGGGCAGCGGTTTCGAGAGCGAGCTCTGGGGGGATGTGGACGTCATGGCCGGAGAGTTCCATCGCGAAGGCGGGTATCAGAGCCTCGTGCTTCGTCTCAAGGAGGCGACGAGCCTGCCCTCCCTAATGAAGGACATCGCGGACAACCCCGGAGTCCAGCTGGAGGCGAAGGAGGAGCGCCGGTTCTACGAGGACGAGGCGGGGCCGACGGCTAAGGCGATCATGGGTCTGGCCGTCTTTGTCGCGCTCATCATGGGCGTGGGCGCCGTCTTCGGGGCCATGAATACCATGTACGCGGTCGTGGCCTCGCGTACGCGCGAGATCGGGACCCTGCGCGCGCTGGGCTTCTCGCGGCGCGCGATCCTCCTGGCATTCGTCACCGAGTCCGCGTTTCTCGCGTTCGTAGGGGGCTGTCTGGGTTGCGTGCTGGCCCTTCCCGCCGACGGCCTGGCCACCGCCACCGGCGGGCCGAACTTCTCCGAGCTTGCCTTCGCTTTCCGGATTACCGCCGGAGCCGTCTCGTCTGGGCTCATTTTCGCGGTGGTCATGGGAATCTGCGGCGGGCTGCTGCCTTCGGTACGGGCGGCGCGGCTCCCGATCATCAATGCCCTTCGCGAGGCCTGACTTCCTCTCCGGCCTGCGATCGGGTTTTTCTCGCCTTGAACGCTCAGGCGGCCGGCTCGCGCCCGGGCCATGCAACCCCCCAGAGGTCGCTTAGAATAGACGCTCGAAACGACCGACGGGGGTGGGCATGTGGCTAGCGGCGGCCATCTGGTCCGGGCTCTGGTTGGCGGGCGGGGGTTCCTCGGCCGGGCCGCTGCGGGCGGTGCCGCGTGAGCAGCTCTGCATCACCAACGGCGTCATCACCACCAACGCGGAGGGGGCCCTTGTCGTCGACTCCGCGGAGATGAGGGCGGTGGTCGCGTCCGGGGCGGCGCGGACGGTAGAGGCACGCTTGCGCTACTTGGGCCCCACGAAGGAGGTCAAGAGACTGGCGTCCGGCGAGCTACGCCGCCAATTCGGATTCAAGTTGCGCGCCGCCAACACCTGCAACCTGGTCTACGTGATGTGGCATATCGAACCGGACACCAGGATTGCGGCTTCGGTCAAGAGCAATCCCGGCATGACGACGCACGCGCAGTGCGATGCGCACGGCTATCGCAATCTCAAGCCGTCGCAGCAATCCCCGGTCCCCGTCCTCCGCCCCCACGAATGGCACCGGTTGCGGGCAAGCCTGGCCGGGGAGAGCCTGACTGTGTGGGTTGATGGGACCACGGTTTGGCAAGGGAACATCGGGGCGGAGGGCCTGCCCTTTGATGGCCCGGTCGGGATGCGCTCCGACAACGGCCGCTTCGAGGTCGAACTGTTTCAGTCGGCGCCGGAGGGCGGGAGCTTCCATCCCGTCAACCCCTGCCAAGCCGATCCCGGGGAGAGTGAGTGAAGGGGCGACGGGCGATGGCTTCGCGCCGGGGATCGGCGAGCGGGCAGGAGAGACCTCCGGGACGCCATTGCCTCCCCTGGCCCGGTTCGGCCGTTCTCAAGTCAGGGAGGCCTTCCCCGGGGGGAGGGCGTATGGGCTCTAGGGCACGCTCGGGCCTCGGTGCGTTTGTCCTCCTTCTTGGACTCTTGCCACCGGCCGTACGTGCCGGGGAGCGGCCCAGCCTCGACTCCGTAGGAGACGCGCTCGGCCGCGTCCGGATGCTCCGTCAGACCGCCCTCTCGCCCGACGGGGAGTGGGTGGCCTGGGTCGAGGGCATGGAGGGGGAGGGCCTCGAGGGCCCTTCCACGATCCACCTCGGCCCGCGCGGAGGTGGCCCCATCCGCGCGATCAGCGTGGCCACGGATGGCCGGCCCCACCACGAACGCGGTGTCCGCTTCTCGCCTGACTCCCGCACCCTCGTCTTCCTCTCCGACGCCGAGCACGCCGGCCAGCTACAGCTCTACCTGGTTCCCGTAGCCGGCGGCCAGGGCCGGGCGCTCAGCCACGTATCGGGCCAGCTTGCCGATCCTTCGTGGTCACCGGACGGCCGGCGCCTGGCCGTCCTCTACGTCGCGGGCTCGACCCAACCCCGCGGCGCGCGGGTCCCCTACAAGCCGGACGCGGGGGTGGTTGAGGAGAAGGTGGAGGAGCAGCGCATCGCCATCGTCGACGTCGATACGGGCGCCCTGCGCGAGGTGAGTCCTCCCGACCTGTACGTCTATGACTACGACTGGTCGCCGGACGGAGGCCGGCTGGTCGCGGAAGCCGCGCGTGGGTCGGGCACCAACAACTACTGGACGGCCGAGCTTTTCTTGATCGAGGCAGACTCCGGGCAGACGAGGTCGATCTGGAAGCCGCCCTTGCAGATCGCCGTTCCCCGCTTCTCTCCCGACGGCAGCTCCGTGGTCGTCATCCACGGGCCGATGAGCGACGAGGGCGTGAACGGTGGGGATGTGTTCTCGGTGCCGGTGGGGGGCGGGGAACCCAAGAACCTCACCCCGGACCTGGCGGCCTCGGCGACCTGGCTCGGTTGCCTCCCGGGGGGCGAGATCCTTTTCACCGCGCAGGCGGACGGCGGCTTCGCGGTCGGCCGCGTCCGCCCCGGGCAGGCGGCCACGCTCGTGTGGCAGGGCCCCGAGGTCCTCTCGAGCCCGAGCTTGGACCGCGGGGGACGCATGGCTGTCGTCCGCCAGTCGTTCACGTTTCCGCCCGAGGTGTGGGCGGGGGAGACCGGGCGCTGGAAGCCCGTCACGCACGTTAACGGAGGCGCGAGGCCGCTGTGGGGTGAGGCAAAGAGCCTGCATTGGGAGTCCGATGGCTTCCGTGTCCAAGGTTGGCTCATCGCGCCCCCTGAGGTCGAGCCGGGCCGAAGCTACCCGATGGTGGTCTCCGTGCACGGGGGCCCGTCGGCGTCGGCGACCCCGTCGTGGCCGGTCCGGTGGACGGGGGTGCTTCCCGCCCAGGGCTACTACGTGTTCCTACCCAACCCCCGGGGCAGCTACGGCCAGGGCGAGGCCTTCACACGGGCCAACGTCAAAGACTTCGGTCACGGGGACCTGCGCGACGTGCTGCGGGGCGTGGACGCCGCGCTCCAGGCGGCCCCCATCGACGCGGGGCGGCTGGGCCTCATCGGCTGGAGCTACGGCGGTTACATGGCGATGTGGGCGGTGACGCAAACCGACCGGTTCAAGGCCGCGGTGGCGGGGGCGGGTATTGCGAATTGGCAGAGCTACTACGGGCAGAACCGGATCGATCGCTGGATGATCCCCTTCT
The DNA window shown above is from Vicinamibacteria bacterium and carries:
- a CDS encoding FtsX-like permease family protein encodes the protein MRFLRYIARHLRHSWIRTGSTVLAMSVCIFLFCTLETLVAAISWNLKSASASRLISRHSVGLTFNLPRAYKSRISGVPGVKGVAGYNWFGGFLGTPPDPKKFFPNFAIEGEDFLAMDPEYILTPEEKQAFLSDRRGCIVGPDTAEKFGWKVGDVIQLTSVIPPYQVGKPFEFVIRAIFRVDNARYPGTNAGVMFFNYEYLDEATRGKAGISMYKILIETPEKAGAVSKAIDSLFENADPPTRTETEAAFRAGFIAMAGNLALLLRAIGLAVSFTILLVTANTMSMAVRDRRTEIAVLKTLGFPSRLVMGLIMIEALLLATLGGGLGLLLSRLAIHALPKLPFVGDAVAGFPNLGLSPTVGGLGIGIALLLGLLAGLVPAVGAYRSRIADSLKGI
- a CDS encoding S9 family peptidase — its product is MGSRARSGLGAFVLLLGLLPPAVRAGERPSLDSVGDALGRVRMLRQTALSPDGEWVAWVEGMEGEGLEGPSTIHLGPRGGGPIRAISVATDGRPHHERGVRFSPDSRTLVFLSDAEHAGQLQLYLVPVAGGQGRALSHVSGQLADPSWSPDGRRLAVLYVAGSTQPRGARVPYKPDAGVVEEKVEEQRIAIVDVDTGALREVSPPDLYVYDYDWSPDGGRLVAEAARGSGTNNYWTAELFLIEADSGQTRSIWKPPLQIAVPRFSPDGSSVVVIHGPMSDEGVNGGDVFSVPVGGGEPKNLTPDLAASATWLGCLPGGEILFTAQADGGFAVGRVRPGQAATLVWQGPEVLSSPSLDRGGRMAVVRQSFTFPPEVWAGETGRWKPVTHVNGGARPLWGEAKSLHWESDGFRVQGWLIAPPEVEPGRSYPMVVSVHGGPSASATPSWPVRWTGVLPAQGYYVFLPNPRGSYGQGEAFTRANVKDFGHGDLRDVLRGVDAALQAAPIDAGRLGLIGWSYGGYMAMWAVTQTDRFKAAVAGAGIANWQSYYGQNRIDRWMIPFFGASVYDDPAVYARSSPITFIKNARTPTLVLHGDRDSEVPTPQGYEFWHALKTLGVPTQLVIFENEGHAISSPEHKRDLLTRVVAWFDHYLGP
- a CDS encoding ABC transporter permease → MALPVSYNVRNLRVRWRTNLLAIAGIALVVAVFVVLHAVSAGFRLALRATGRSDNAIVVQKGATSELTSGFTREDAERILVDSRVARGSDGVPLASPEIVVIANLARVADGSLTNVLFRGVTTRAFDVRGGIRLTSGRKFKPGLYELVAGDKAQARYGLGQGSTVKIQRHDWTVVGVFASEGSGFESELWGDVDVMAGEFHREGGYQSLVLRLKEATSLPSLMKDIADNPGVQLEAKEERRFYEDEAGPTAKAIMGLAVFVALIMGVGAVFGAMNTMYAVVASRTREIGTLRALGFSRRAILLAFVTESAFLAFVGGCLGCVLALPADGLATATGGPNFSELAFAFRITAGAVSSGLIFAVVMGICGGLLPSVRAARLPIINALREA
- a CDS encoding M4 family metallopeptidase gives rise to the protein MSLRFAPLLFILSLAGGTSAPDDLLHHESRVAAVTGPEARIWGARIDALQAQDALRLASVQPDADFPNRQHRRYEQRIGGVRVFGAQLVRQVDEQGETLSVFGRLQEGIAVDTVPAVTPNQAVRVAEVDRGQGARAVGEPELVLLPLISHTALAWTLWVRFDHHLDRYFVDAHTGQVAWRYDDLPTVSAVGLGTGVWGDKKKVSADAVGGSFRAVDQLRPPALTTYDLKFNFLAADLFLTTAVIDPAFVATSTNNTWTDGGVVDAHTYAGWTYDYYFKRHGRRGIDGQDLPMRSITHLLSPASDFANSFWDPFTNSMFYGDGNGTYGVFSGALDVVAHEMTHGVTQYTWAAIYVGETAALNEAFSDIMGTSVEFFQQRPGNGRLLADYFLGEDLAFDFDPPRTAVRSMENPSQFCNPQTGCDADHYSRLYHGPNDSGGAHHNNGVINQAFYLLIEGGVNRTSGMGVGGLGSPNREKAEKIFYRGFTAYLTPTATFADARAATLQAAADLYGPASPEALQVALAWTAVGVN